The nucleotide window ACAATTTTTGAATGCTTGTATGTAAATTAGGGGGCAAACAGGAAAGAAATTGTACAAACAAAGGTGACATTTCTCAATTGCAACAACTATAGGGGTATCAAGCTGCTAAGTTACATTATGAAAGCTTGGGATAGGGTGGTAAAGATGAAGGTAAGAAGGGGTATGTCTATTTTTGAGAATCAATATGGATTCATGTTAGGGCGCTTGACTACAAAAGTCATTCATCTTTTAAGGAGACTAGTGGAGCTGTATAGAGAGTGGAAGAGGACTTGCATTTGGTGTTCATATACCTAGATAATGCATACGACAAAGTCCCAAAACGGTCTTATGGAGATGCTTGGACGCGAGAGGCTTACCTGTGGCATATGATCAAGGACATTTATGTTGGAACCAAGATCAGGATAAGGACAGTGAGAGGAGACTCAGAGCACTTCCCGATTGTGATGGGGTTGCACGAGGGATCAACTTTTAGCTTGTTTTTATTTGCTTTGGTGATTGATGAATTGACATGGTACTAAGGTGATGTGCCATGGTATATGTTATTTATGGAGGACATAATTCTAATTGACGAGACTCGCAGCGTTtaaagggttcaggttgagcATGAGGTTGAGCATGATCAAGACATAATACTTTGAGTGCAAGTTCACTGACGTAACCATGAGACTCACATCGAAGTGAGGCTTGATACCTGGACATCCAAAAGAGAGGAAGTACTAAGTATCTTGGGTCTATTATCTAAAGAAACGGGAATGATATCACACATCGTATTGTTGCAAAGTGGATGAAATAGAGGTTCACTTCTGAAGTCTTGTGTTATCAAGGGAAGGTGTCACCAAAACTTAAAGGGAAGTTCTATAGAGTTTGACCAACTTTGTTGTATGGGCGGAATGTTGGACAAGGTGGAGCTCACCTCTATCGCTTTTCTTCCCCGAAGCGAGGCATAGAAGAAAAAGTGTGCACTTCTATGACTAAAGCGAGAAGAGAGAAAGGAACCGAAGGGGTGTAATAGCGAGTTCGACTGCTGCAACTggttttatattaaaattttgtaaaagcATACTCATGCGTTTTCTCTTCCTAAACATCTGCTTAGAGTTCGACTGCTAGGAGCCTATGACTTCTCTTCAAGATGAGTTCTTCTCTTCTCATCTTTTTTTCtatcttctcctcttcttcttatCTCTATTTTCTCTGCTGCTACTCAACTGCAGTGCTGGTGCTGGGTtactcttttttctcttctctatttttttttcagttcTTCAACTTGCTgctattattttctttagtttgctgtttttttctctattctgcaaaaaaaaagaaaaatatgttttctAATTTCTTTGTCTGTTCTAACATGTGATAAATGCCATATTCCACAAATTCTAGAAAGAAATAGGGAAAAAGAGAATTCAAGAGGCCCATAAGTatcaaaataaagataaaaacgAGTGCACCAACTTGATATTTTGGTATTATAGTAACAAAAGAGTTTTCAGAGTCTCTGCTGTGCAAACTTTTTTTGCTTTGTAATGTTTTTCTCTGTATTTTGTCTCTGTTctgcttttttctttttctttttttctgtttaGTAATGTTTTTGGTTATTTAATTAtgcaaattcaatattttttaccaTTGTATTAAATTGGTTATGACCCTCTTGCATAATTGATATAGAATTTGGTTATAAACTGCACTACTGCTGAGAGGAAATGTAACACATGGTTTCTGAGACACTTTGCACTTGTGAGTTGCAATGTTTTCAGTTCATATGTCAAACTTGTTCTAAGTAGTGCATTATTGGTCTTGTGAGTATGTTTGAAGCTTATAAATGACGAAATGGTGAATTTCTTTGTCTGTCTTCAGATGCAGGTTCGCTCAATCAAATAATGGACGCTGACTACGATTTGGATTGTCTCCCTGGCTCAATGGAAAGAGAAACCCGTTCTTCACTTCTTCAAGACAAAATTCATGCCTTTCCTCCAAATACCATTTGTGCAAGTCAAACTCATGATAGGCGAGCAAAATCATATGCACATGGTTTAGCGGTTTGTTGTGCTCTGAGATCTTATTATTCTTCTCCAAGACCTGATGCATCATGCTTCTTTAGCTTAGTAAGACTTCAAACACGCTATTGCGTGAAAGAAACACAGATGTTCTGGCTTAGCCTCTGCCTCTTTGTGATGATTTAACAAAGTGACCATAACTATTAAGTAATTTCTCTAGTTTGTAATAAGAAAGAGCCTtgcatattttttgtttaattttatatggaGAAGTATTTGATTTTCATCTCGACAACACCTTGTATGAGCAAATTAATGGTCAATATATAATTGCATATTGATTCTTGGAAGAGACATTTAAGCACAATAAGCAACCAATGATGGTTCTCTATAAATCATTTTTCTCCACGACTCAAGTGCTCCGTGTTACGCAACCTATGCCTTGTATACAAGTACAACTTTTATCTTCAATTACTACTTCCACACAAATATGGAAACCAGTTTCAGTATGTAGACAAGTTCTTATTGATACTTTAATGATTATCAGGTAAGACAGAGTTATCTTTTTCTGCTCACAAAAGGGAAATTACCCAGAAACATAGGTATGAGTGTACTTTGATTATTGAGGATATCCTTGGAGATTTCTATTAATTCTTTTGCTCTGGTAAACATAGGTACGAGTCCTTTCAATTTTTGGTTTTAGGAGAGGAGACTTCCTTTCATCAACATGAGGTTGAAGATTCTATATACTTACAAGGGTAGACAGTTTGGAGATGGATAGGGAGGAGGGGGGGT belongs to Solanum stenotomum isolate F172 chromosome 1, ASM1918654v1, whole genome shotgun sequence and includes:
- the LOC125873861 gene encoding uncharacterized protein LOC125873861 translates to MTEDDPAETKLGMLFSSSPRQAEDPSGPETTTPTSSLWSSRPKRRVVFSEGSLNQIMDADYDLDCLPGSMERETRSSLLQDKIHAFPPNTICASQTHDRRAKSYAHGLAVCCALRSYYSSPRPDASCFFSLVRLQTRYCVKETQMFWLSLCLFVMI